A window of Pseudodesulfovibrio hydrargyri contains these coding sequences:
- a CDS encoding ABC transporter substrate-binding protein, producing the protein MMSCRARRRFIPLVLCLACLACLASLACPDSRARAGSDGYSLGMSAAFTGPSDGLGVELYRGSMAYFTFVNEHGGVNGRTVSIRILDDGYQPGPAIDNTMRFLEGDEPLCLFSYVGTPTVTRVLPLLKGYGGRRKLLFFPFSGAEPQREPPYDRFVFNLRASYRQELAGLVDRFLALNRKRLAVFYQADAFGRSGWDGAHRALKSHGYALVGEATYRRGARFAESMKRQVEILMRANPDAVLSIGSYAACAALIRDARDMGLNVPIANVSFVGSEKLLSLLLAAERENGRDYTFNLVNSQVVPSYEDLSLPAVREYRELMDRYAPNAPAMAAREYAPVRYSFTSFEGFLNAKAMVRILEAYAASLTPGLGAAAESLTEADIGIDVPLRFGPDRHQGLDRVYFTTVRDGRFVPMDERQWRAWQR; encoded by the coding sequence ATGATGTCCTGCAGGGCGCGTCGGCGGTTCATTCCGCTGGTCTTGTGCCTGGCGTGCCTGGCGTGCCTGGCGAGCCTGGCGTGTCCGGACTCCCGCGCCCGGGCGGGTTCGGACGGATACTCGCTCGGCATGTCCGCCGCCTTCACCGGTCCCAGCGACGGCCTGGGGGTGGAGCTCTACAGGGGCTCCATGGCCTACTTCACCTTTGTCAACGAGCACGGCGGCGTCAACGGCAGGACGGTCTCCATCCGCATCCTGGACGACGGCTACCAGCCCGGCCCGGCCATCGACAACACCATGCGGTTTCTGGAGGGCGACGAGCCCCTGTGCCTGTTCAGCTACGTGGGCACGCCCACGGTGACCCGCGTCCTGCCCCTGCTCAAGGGGTACGGCGGGCGGCGCAAGCTCCTCTTTTTCCCCTTTTCCGGAGCCGAACCCCAGCGCGAGCCGCCCTATGACCGGTTCGTCTTCAATCTGCGCGCCTCCTACCGCCAGGAGCTGGCCGGTCTGGTGGACCGCTTCCTGGCCCTGAACCGCAAGCGGCTGGCGGTCTTCTACCAGGCCGACGCCTTCGGGCGCAGCGGCTGGGACGGGGCGCACCGGGCGCTCAAGTCCCACGGGTACGCCCTGGTGGGCGAGGCCACCTACCGGCGCGGGGCTCGGTTCGCCGAGTCCATGAAGCGGCAGGTGGAGATCCTCATGCGCGCCAACCCGGACGCGGTCCTGTCCATCGGCTCGTACGCGGCCTGCGCGGCCCTGATCCGCGACGCCCGCGACATGGGGCTGAACGTGCCCATCGCCAACGTCTCCTTCGTGGGCAGCGAGAAGCTGCTCTCCCTGCTGCTGGCGGCCGAGCGCGAGAACGGCCGCGACTACACGTTCAATCTGGTCAATTCCCAGGTGGTCCCGAGCTACGAGGACCTGAGCCTGCCCGCGGTGCGCGAGTACCGCGAACTCATGGACCGCTACGCGCCGAACGCCCCGGCCATGGCCGCCCGGGAGTATGCCCCCGTGCGTTACAGCTTCACCAGTTTCGAGGGATTCCTCAACGCCAAGGCCATGGTCCGCATCCTTGAGGCCTATGCCGCGTCCCTCACGCCCGGGCTGGGGGCCGCGGCCGAGTCCCTCACGGAGGCGGACATCGGCATCGACGTGCCCCTGCGTTTCGGCCCCGACCGGCACCAGGGCCTGGACCGCGTCTATTTCACCACCGTCAGGGACGGCAGGTTCGTGCCCATGGACGAAAGGCAGTGGCGGGCATGGCAGCGATAA
- a CDS encoding SIS domain-containing protein — translation MSNKKWLETPDTGWLLTLENAFSAVRETPDLLAASKPLNELAGRFYDLMSFGVHMRLVGDAEALGALSSIRDTIRALRKAAAVKLEQGPRTDELESLREALDDYLWQIEREVLVNVDRTLALMPKDLAGDVDARDRHFLAWGAEQVLQSIDKLEVRGRDSAGVALAFVLPEGVDPEAGLTAAQKQELADRSSIGNADTRQVLVRKLADGRTACRFLYKVAQLVGQLGDNGAALREFIKHDELLWTMSQGLRTLNIIAHTRWASNGIISVPNCHPVDGLVEGDMSTGLEKTMFVLNGDVDNYRTLVEESVLSKGAHIPSAISTDAKILPVLFHLGVEESDDAEERFRNVLRRCEGSLAVVMQNLNDFDSQFLAQKGSGQSFYIGRTQDGWLVASEAYGMAARARSSFPVAVHRQGGVSVVLRDTDPADAVPVARYLDNGEPVALAEETIEIFSRDIFRGEYAHYIEKEIHEAPDSVRNTLHGKYLKKNGGVEFLPEGFGRGPALVGRFRDKTRPIRRIICVGQGTAAVAAMAVARLLRRTLADTGMAIESYTGSELIGFMGDEGMDDVFLIPVSQSGTTTDTNRVVDLCRDRGAWVNCIVNRRNSPLVQKSDSHIYTSNGRDVEMAVASTKAFYSQIAAGKLLSLWLADILGTMDKGAILKEIEALEGLPARIDKVLENKEQIAEVARKYAPVHRYWALVGNGANCVAAQEVRIKLSELCYKSIPCDVTEDKKHIDLSTEPLTLVMASDLPEMVVTDTVKETTIFKAHNGSPIVFCAEDEDRFDRVAEATVKVPRAGGGLDFVLETVAGHWWGVSAAKAIDGHAEPFRRARVLIGGMLEGNTTFDREKLLIALNECVERIASGATDSALPARVAASLANYMLWLVNQARAIQATEARLPDILTILNKAIEEMTRPIDTIRHQAKTVTVGISRPQG, via the coding sequence TTGAGCAATAAAAAATGGTTGGAAACGCCGGACACCGGCTGGCTCCTCACCCTCGAAAACGCCTTCTCCGCCGTGCGCGAGACCCCGGACCTCCTCGCGGCGTCCAAGCCGCTGAATGAGCTGGCGGGTCGGTTTTATGATCTGATGTCGTTCGGGGTGCACATGCGGCTGGTGGGGGATGCGGAGGCGCTGGGGGCGTTGTCGTCCATCCGGGACACCATCCGGGCGTTGCGCAAAGCGGCGGCCGTGAAGCTGGAGCAGGGGCCGCGCACGGACGAGTTGGAGTCGCTGCGCGAGGCGTTGGACGACTATCTGTGGCAGATCGAGCGCGAGGTGCTGGTCAACGTGGACCGGACGCTGGCGCTGATGCCCAAGGACCTGGCCGGGGACGTGGATGCGCGGGACCGGCATTTTCTGGCCTGGGGGGCCGAGCAGGTGCTCCAGTCCATCGACAAGCTCGAGGTGCGCGGCCGCGACTCGGCGGGCGTGGCCCTGGCATTCGTCCTGCCCGAGGGCGTGGACCCGGAGGCCGGTCTGACCGCCGCTCAGAAACAGGAATTGGCCGACCGCTCGTCCATCGGCAACGCGGACACCCGCCAGGTGCTGGTGCGCAAGCTCGCCGACGGCCGGACCGCCTGCCGCTTCCTGTACAAGGTCGCCCAGCTGGTCGGCCAACTCGGGGACAACGGCGCGGCTCTGCGCGAATTCATCAAGCATGACGAGCTGTTGTGGACCATGTCCCAGGGGCTGCGGACGCTGAACATCATCGCCCACACCCGCTGGGCGTCCAACGGGATCATCTCGGTGCCCAACTGCCATCCGGTGGACGGCCTGGTCGAGGGCGACATGTCCACGGGGCTGGAAAAGACCATGTTCGTGCTCAACGGCGACGTGGACAACTACCGCACCCTGGTGGAGGAATCGGTCCTGTCCAAGGGGGCGCACATCCCGTCGGCCATCTCGACCGACGCCAAGATCCTGCCCGTGCTCTTCCACCTGGGCGTGGAGGAGAGCGACGACGCCGAGGAGCGGTTCCGCAACGTGCTCAGGCGCTGCGAGGGGTCCCTGGCCGTGGTCATGCAGAATTTGAACGACTTCGACTCGCAGTTCCTGGCCCAGAAGGGGTCGGGCCAGTCCTTTTACATCGGCCGCACGCAGGACGGCTGGCTGGTGGCCAGCGAGGCCTACGGCATGGCCGCCCGGGCGCGGTCGTCCTTCCCGGTGGCCGTGCACCGCCAGGGCGGGGTGTCCGTGGTCCTGCGCGACACCGACCCCGCGGACGCCGTGCCCGTGGCCCGCTACCTGGACAACGGCGAGCCCGTGGCCCTGGCCGAGGAAACGATCGAGATCTTCTCGCGCGACATCTTCCGGGGCGAGTACGCCCACTACATCGAGAAGGAAATCCACGAGGCCCCGGACTCGGTGCGCAACACCCTGCACGGTAAATATCTCAAGAAAAACGGCGGCGTGGAGTTTCTGCCCGAAGGATTCGGGCGCGGCCCGGCCCTGGTCGGGCGGTTCCGGGACAAGACCCGGCCCATCCGGCGGATCATCTGCGTGGGCCAGGGCACGGCCGCCGTGGCCGCCATGGCCGTGGCCCGGCTGCTGCGCCGCACCCTGGCCGACACCGGCATGGCCATCGAGTCCTACACCGGCAGCGAACTCATCGGGTTCATGGGCGACGAGGGCATGGACGACGTGTTCCTGATCCCGGTGTCGCAGTCGGGCACGACCACGGACACCAACCGGGTGGTGGACCTGTGCCGCGACCGGGGCGCGTGGGTCAACTGCATCGTCAACCGGCGCAACTCGCCCCTGGTCCAGAAGTCGGACTCGCACATCTACACGAGCAACGGCCGGGACGTGGAGATGGCCGTGGCCTCGACCAAGGCGTTCTACTCCCAGATCGCGGCGGGCAAGCTGCTCTCCCTCTGGCTGGCGGACATCCTCGGGACCATGGACAAGGGGGCCATCCTCAAGGAAATCGAGGCGTTGGAAGGACTGCCCGCGAGGATCGACAAGGTCCTGGAGAACAAGGAACAGATCGCCGAGGTGGCCCGCAAGTACGCGCCCGTGCACCGCTACTGGGCCCTGGTCGGCAACGGCGCCAACTGCGTGGCGGCCCAGGAGGTGCGCATCAAGCTATCGGAATTATGCTATAAATCCATCCCGTGCGACGTCACGGAGGACAAGAAGCACATCGACCTGTCCACCGAGCCCCTGACCCTGGTCATGGCCTCGGATTTGCCGGAGATGGTCGTTACGGACACGGTCAAGGAGACGACGATCTTCAAGGCGCACAACGGCTCGCCCATCGTGTTTTGCGCCGAGGACGAGGACCGCTTCGACCGGGTGGCCGAGGCCACGGTCAAGGTGCCGCGCGCGGGCGGCGGCCTGGATTTCGTGCTCGAGACCGTGGCCGGGCACTGGTGGGGCGTGTCCGCCGCCAAGGCCATCGACGGCCACGCCGAGCCGTTCCGCAGGGCCCGGGTGCTCATCGGCGGGATGCTCGAGGGCAACACCACCTTCGATCGCGAAAAACTGCTCATCGCCCTGAACGAATGCGTCGAGCGCATCGCCTCGGGCGCCACGGACTCGGCCCTGCCCGCCCGGGTGGCCGCATCCCTGGCCAACTACATGCTCTGGCTGGTCAACCAGGCCCGGGCCATCCAGGCCACCGAGGCCCGCCTGCCCGACATCCTGACCATCCTGAACAAGGCCATCGAGGAAATGACCCGCCCCATAGACACCATCCGCCACCAGGCCAAAACCGTCACCGTCGGCATCAGCAGGCCGCAGGGCTAG
- a CDS encoding GntR family transcriptional regulator, translating into MRALKSTPLYKQVKASILSRMAEGEWAPGTFLPCETDLAKEYQVSHGTLRRALDSLTREHKLTRYQGKGTAVALLDSDQALFKFFQIHREDGVCPLPTSMNIRVTRGSGERDGATAKEADALNMEVGDDVIRIRRIRIVDNLPLFNEYITVPHRLFQGLEDESLESIPNTLYDYFQRKYNVTISRARELVSAVEASAEDARRLSIEAGKPILRVERVAYDITDRPVEHRITHMLTQGYYYYAELGG; encoded by the coding sequence ATGAGAGCCTTGAAATCCACCCCCTTGTACAAGCAGGTGAAGGCGTCCATCTTATCAAGGATGGCGGAGGGAGAATGGGCTCCCGGCACCTTCCTTCCCTGTGAGACGGATTTGGCAAAGGAGTACCAGGTGAGCCACGGCACCTTGCGGCGCGCCCTGGATTCGCTGACCCGGGAACACAAGCTGACGCGCTACCAGGGCAAGGGCACGGCCGTGGCCTTGCTGGACTCCGATCAGGCCTTGTTCAAATTCTTTCAAATCCATCGGGAAGACGGCGTCTGCCCGCTGCCCACGTCAATGAACATCCGCGTCACGCGGGGATCGGGCGAGCGGGACGGCGCCACGGCGAAAGAGGCCGACGCCCTGAACATGGAGGTCGGCGACGACGTCATCCGCATCCGGAGAATCCGCATCGTGGACAACCTCCCGCTGTTCAATGAATATATCACCGTGCCCCATCGTTTGTTCCAGGGGCTTGAGGACGAGTCTTTGGAATCCATCCCCAACACGCTCTACGATTATTTCCAAAGGAAATACAACGTCACCATTTCCCGCGCCAGGGAACTGGTCAGTGCGGTGGAGGCCTCGGCGGAAGATGCCAGGCGATTGTCCATCGAGGCAGGGAAACCCATCCTCCGGGTGGAACGGGTGGCCTACGACATCACGGACAGGCCGGTGGAGCACCGCATCACCCATATGCTGACGCAGGGGTATTACTACTACGCCGAACTGGGGGGCTAG
- a CDS encoding UxaA family hydrolase, with protein sequence MDIHFLVHEAGDSVGVVVVEGVKAGQKLNGWIMAEDKTVTFDVLEDIPIGHKIALKPLAKDDTVIKYGTDIGRAVMPIKAGEHLHVHNVKTKRW encoded by the coding sequence ATGGACATTCATTTTCTGGTGCATGAAGCGGGCGACTCGGTTGGCGTAGTCGTCGTGGAAGGCGTCAAGGCCGGCCAAAAGCTCAACGGCTGGATCATGGCGGAAGACAAGACCGTGACGTTCGATGTGCTCGAAGACATCCCCATCGGTCACAAGATCGCTCTCAAGCCTCTGGCCAAGGACGACACCGTCATCAAGTACGGGACCGACATCGGCCGCGCGGTGATGCCCATCAAGGCCGGCGAACATCTCCATGTCCACAATGTAAAGACCAAAAGGTGGTAG
- a CDS encoding UxaA family hydrolase yields the protein MKSTKILGYRRENGRVGVRNHVVILPLDDLGNAASEAVANNVKGTLALPHHYGRLQFGKDLELHFRTLIGTGCNPNVAAVVVIGIEPEWTKVITDGIAKTGKPVFGFSIEQNGDHNTICAASRKAKELVQWATELQRVECDVKELLVSCKCGESDTTSGIASNPTVGNAFDTLYEMGNTLLFGETSEITGGERLVEARCKTPEVGEAFMKMWNDYNDFIVANKTNDLSDSQPTKGNILGGLTTIEEKALGNIQKIGRKCMVEGCLEPAEAPMGPGLWFMDSSSAAAEMVTLCAAAGAVVHFFPTGQGNIIGNPVLPVIKLGANPRTVRTMGEHIDLDVSGILRREMNLDQAGEKLLDLMIDTANGRLTSAEVLGHREFVMTKLYRSA from the coding sequence ATGAAAAGCACCAAGATTCTGGGATACCGTCGCGAAAACGGCCGCGTGGGAGTGCGCAACCATGTCGTGATTCTCCCCCTCGACGACCTGGGCAACGCGGCAAGCGAGGCGGTGGCCAACAACGTGAAGGGCACCCTCGCCCTGCCCCACCACTATGGACGCCTGCAATTCGGCAAGGACCTGGAACTGCATTTCCGGACCCTGATCGGCACGGGCTGCAATCCCAACGTGGCGGCCGTCGTGGTCATCGGCATCGAACCGGAATGGACCAAGGTCATCACCGACGGCATCGCCAAGACCGGCAAGCCCGTGTTCGGATTCTCCATCGAGCAGAACGGCGACCACAACACCATTTGCGCCGCTTCGCGCAAGGCCAAGGAACTGGTGCAATGGGCCACCGAGCTGCAACGTGTGGAATGCGACGTCAAGGAACTGCTGGTCTCCTGCAAGTGCGGCGAGTCCGACACCACGTCCGGCATCGCCTCGAACCCCACCGTGGGCAACGCCTTTGATACGCTGTACGAAATGGGCAACACGCTGCTCTTTGGCGAAACGTCGGAAATCACCGGCGGCGAACGCCTGGTGGAGGCCCGTTGCAAGACGCCGGAGGTCGGCGAGGCGTTCATGAAGATGTGGAACGACTACAACGACTTCATCGTCGCCAACAAGACCAACGACCTGTCCGACTCCCAACCCACGAAGGGAAACATCCTCGGCGGCCTGACCACGATCGAGGAAAAGGCCCTGGGCAACATCCAGAAGATCGGCAGGAAATGCATGGTGGAGGGCTGTCTGGAACCGGCGGAAGCCCCCATGGGGCCCGGCCTGTGGTTCATGGACTCCTCGTCCGCGGCGGCGGAAATGGTCACCTTGTGCGCCGCCGCCGGCGCGGTCGTGCACTTCTTCCCCACCGGGCAGGGCAACATCATCGGCAACCCCGTTCTTCCCGTCATCAAGCTGGGGGCGAACCCCCGCACCGTGCGCACCATGGGCGAGCACATCGACCTGGACGTCTCCGGCATCCTGCGCCGCGAGATGAACCTGGATCAGGCAGGCGAAAAGCTGCTGGACCTGATGATCGATACCGCCAACGGCCGCCTGACCAGTGCGGAAGTCCTCGGTCACCGGGAATTCGTGATGACCAAGCTGTACCGGAGCGCCTAG